The DNA segment CGCCCCTTTCAGACGCGTCACTGCGCATGCTCGGTCCTCTCGTGTGTTCGACCTCTACTCCAGACCGGTGAGAGCTAACCTCCTCTAGCACAAGCTGTCTTTCCCTTCATTCTAACACCGTGACGCCTCTTTCTCACTCCGCGTCTTTACGCATTTGTCCGCCGCGCGGCCGTTCGGCTGTTTGGTTTTCCAGTCAGTCGATTATTTGCAGCGTTGTGCGCTTCCGCCGTTGATCGTGACCTTACGTGTGCGTCCGTCCAACTTTGCACACTCTGTACTTTATTGCCGAGCAGGCGATCTGCAGGAGGAGCTAACCTCGGCTGTATTTtgttctgttctctgtgttgttttctgcaggCTTCGGACAAACATCCAGCTCCTTCGGTTGACCTGACCAACACGTCTCCTCGCTCGTGATGTACGCCTGTGCTAAGTTCGTCTCCACGCCCTCTCTGGTGAGTCACTATGAATGAAAGCTTTCTAATGGCCTCCTGCAAGTGCTCGGATTTGTGTTTAATCGACATATGAGCGATCTGTGACTGCCAGCCAGGATGTTTTCAGAGCAAACAGTCAGCAATCACACCGAGCGTGAAGAGCCCTCTTCTACCCTCTGCTAAAGTCAAAGTCAGCTAGTGCTCCACCTGCAAGGACGTCCTGGTTTTATCAGGGCAGAACTTAACCCCGGTCCTCCTGTGAGACATTTTAAAGCCACTCTGCAACATATTGCAAGCTACAGACCTAAAATATACCCAGCTGAGAAGATGAAGTCATCTTCAAGTTGAAGAATTATATAAACACTGTAGTATCAATGGTTTTCATGTGTTATATAGTGCATCATAGTGACCAGGTGTAGAAATACCTGATTACACTCGCTTTTCCATCCATGTCATTTTATGCACAATTTAGTAAAATTTGCACCATATAATCTGCTTCACTTTTGATAAGGTATTACAGTGTTGCTTTCAATGTGAATACATATTCAAAGATTTATCTGCTATTTTGTGAGTATTTGAACAGCAAAAATGTTTTGTAGACATTAGACAATATTCTCCAGTCAGGAAAGCTCATAAGTTTAATCTATGCACTTACGTGTCTGCTGTTCTGCTGAATCTTCCATTCAGAGCAAAGCATGTCTGCCTTAACCAAATAtgtttgttgcttcttcttttttgtataCAGATCCGTGCTGGATCCCGGGCTCTGTACAGACCTCTCTCTGCAGCCGTAGTGTCAGATGGCAGGAAATCAGATGTGAGTAGCCATCaatggaagaggagcagcattCTAAATTTctattcagttcagctttatttgaaTAGCGTATAACACAGTCACTCTTACCAAGATACTCAAAAGTTCCCCACAAGCAAGGAAAAGcgactgtggaggaaaaaaaaaacttccttttaaaaggaagaaacctgcagaaccaggcccagaggtggctgctattccagttggggtgaggggatagaaagagagaaaaggatagGACAGACGGTTGAttctctgaatcagctcagttgtgctccactggcagcaggTGGATCAGGACAGGAGGCTTCAGACCACTCTAAGGAGATCACATAACCAAAAGTCTTCTTTACTTTTTCCGTGACTTCTCCAGACACTCTGAATGACCCAATAAACACTATTGCAGATGGTAGTTCAACCACATTATTAAAGAGAATTAACTTCTAAAGATAAGCTCATTACATTGGCTTtgaatgtatttgttttatGTAAAATTAAAGTTATTCTAGTAGTGGACCATTATGTGGGTAAATACTATTAAGTTATTTGATTTCACCTTGCACATCTGAGGTCTAATTGAATTACATTACAAACATTCTGCATCCGCTTTATGATGGTCTTTCTTTGAATTCATTGTGTTACTTGTGCTTTCAGACTGCTTCCCTCCTGGCACCACAGAGCAGCGTAGCCTCTGGACAGCAGCTGGCAGTACGAGGATTTCAAACCAGCGCCGTGAGCCGTGACATCGACACCGCTGCCAAGTTCATCGGCGCCGGAGCTGCCACCGTGGGAGTGGCTGGGTCCGGAGCTGGGATTGGAACCGTGTTCGGCAGCCTCATTATCGGATATGCAAGGTGAACTAAACACACTCTGTGATTAGAAGGGCATGCCTTATTCAAAAACGCAGATGTTTGAAggtgaaaaaaacataaagaaactaTCAATTCAACCATATTGGAAGACTTGTTTACAACCATtatgtcattttaaataaacCTTGGGGGACACTGGGACATTTTTTCATTGAATTGTTTCTAGTTTGCTTTTTACCTCAGCTTGGCTCATgtgttcttctcttcctccacagaaacccatctctgaagcagcagctcttctcttACGCCATTCTGGGATTCGCTCTGTCTGAAGCCATGGGTCTCTTCTGTCTGATGGTGGCGTTCCTCATCCTGTTCGCCATGTAACCTGGTCGAGCGTCTGCCGTGAAAGAACACACCACAATGTGAATGAGAATTAGCCGGAGGTTCACTTCAGCCTCCTTTGTTGCTTGTCCTTGTTGATTCGTGGTTTGTGATCGATAATGAATCCACCATGTACGGAACTCTAATGAACCCAGATCACTTTAATGAGGGTTTGTCAAAAATATTGTATATTTACTCTAAAGTTTTTGTTAACAACAAACACGCAACGATGAACATCAGTAAAGCTTTTAATtcctcagtgtgtttgtgtgttttcatgtggggagtgtgtgtgtgtgttgaaatgagGTGCACAATAGAGAAAACTTGAACAACCTGGATAATAGTTCCCTGACTATGACAAGAGCCATTATTTAAAAGGCCTTTCATCAGTCTTACGTAGAGATGGTAATGTATGAGATCTCTAACAgtctgattcatttttttttccagatttataCAAACTGTTGGATTAGGTTTTATCTGAGGTAGACTAGAATATATAAAGACCAGTGGGCTCACCGCCAGGCTGATAGTAAAGTGAGCTGCCACTGGGTTTCGATTTTGCCCGTTTGTACTCATCAGTGCATAAGCTGATACACTGAATTTAAAAGCAAAATACTTTTGGTTTTGCTCCTATTTTTCATGAGTCAAACTCAAAAGATCCAGGACATTTTCTACATGCACAAACGGCCTGTTACAAATATTCCCAGATAATCTTCATTGCTGAGCTGAGACGATCCTTCCACCTCACAGGTGTGGCGAATCAAGATGCTGATTAGACAGCAGGATTATCACACAGCTGTGCCTTTGACTGTTAAATTGTCTTATGTTGGTGTTTGTCCCTTCCTGGTTTGTGACATATGGTCTAATGATCTTCAGAGCTATGCTGCCTGGTTGCTCGTCACATTTTAGTCAATCAACAACAcaagcagcaaaaacaaaacagaaagtgaCCACATCCTTAATCTTTACATCTGTgcttgctgtgttttctcctgcatttttttttaggttGACTTGTTGACAGACAAAGCAAAATGTGCAAGAAACTTCAGTCATGTGTCTTGAACTTGAGATTTGACAGCATATACTGATGATATTCAGCCTGAAATATCTTGTCATTGATGACAAAATGATCTGTAGGTGTCGTTCTTCGATCGTTTAAAGGTCTGTGTGGTTTtgaagcagagctgagaggCAACATACTGTACCTCTTGTTGAAGGCACTGCATTTGTTCTGAGCTGTGTGACCACAGTGGAAACTGATTCTGTGAGCAGAGTGTAGTTGATTTACAGTATATCTAGCATGGAGACTTGGACATGGAAGTGGTGAAATctgcaaaaatgaaattaaacacaaaatgcaccGAGAGCAAGGACATTTGTGTTTGGtacaatatttctttttaactctGAATATTGTACAAAAATATCCTCGTTTGAAGACCTGACTTTTTCCATTTGTATATAGTCCCTGAACCTGTTGGGTGATCAGCAGGTTGGTTCATGGATTCATCGTTTCAAAATTTGCTCAATCTTCTCTGCCTTTGACAAGAATCAAAACCAGCAAGTACTGTTACAGCAAGAAATAATCTACTACAAAAAATCTATATCTTCATGACCTTTATTTAATGGAACATTACCTACACTGAGTTCACACCACTTTTTTACGCATTCTCATGGTGATGGAACTCACAACCTCAATTTGACCTCATTATAAACCTCCACAAACAGAACAATGTTTACGCCTGAGCTTCTCTCTAATCTTGCTACAGTGTGCACAATCATCTCAGGCAAGTGAATATTTTAACCAAATCATTTTCATGTACAATTCCCAACTCTAAGTTGTATAAATATGAGTGCTTCTTGGATTTGAGCAGATCAGATGTTGTGTATTGGTTTAATGAGAGATGTGGTGTCCAAAGGAGATCAATACCCTGCAATACCAAGGTGTGCATAATTATTTAGATACTTTATTTTATGCAGTTttacaagaaaagaaacagcattGAGGCAGATAAGAGGGGACATTATTTGCCTCTTCAAAATAATTCTTTTACATATTaggatgtgatgaaaatgtattttgaaaaacatattCTTGCGTATGGGCATACATGCACACAGATTTGTATTACACACATGAGTGTGTAAGAAAgcgtgaagagaaaattagCCCACAACAGACAACTGCAAATGTGTTCAatacaaaatgcacaaaaacatgctgatttatttgttttttttaagcttcatATAATGGTAAAATTGTCTGTTCAAAGACAAAACTTGTagaaaagaatatttcaaactaaAAATCCAAgacattcaataaaaaaaaaaaacacacacacaggattatTTATAGTGCAAAACAGTGTAACAGCTGCAAAATTAAAGGCCTCAGACTAACACAGTACAGCAAATTCTATTGATCCCAACAGCCATTAATTAAATCATTGAAAGTGAAAAACTCCCATGAATACACCGATGCTTTTGGATGCAGCGTATATCCTATGAAAAACTGAACCTTTTCCTTTGGTTTCTCTGGATGAAAAgtctgtcctgctcctcctcgctcctcaTAAATTTCATTCCTGGAGAGAAAGAACGAGACAGTTTTCCAATACAGAAATTTCTACACTTTACAAGATTTAAGATGCCTCGACATAAATCTTAAatagttttcattgttgctgaACTTCTCTGTTATTTCTTATCTGTTATCTCATTGCATTAGAGCTGATGTTAAATGTGGTAAGAGAAGTGGTCTTGTAACAATACCTGTCCGAGTTCTCATTTTGATGACGAAGCAAATGGTGACTTTAGTAAGAATGAGAGTCACCATGCTGAGTATCATCGTTGCCAGGGATGTGGTTTCAGTGGGTTTTtctaaaacagaaaagaacagaaaaacttTGTACCCAATGGGTAATGACAGCTCATAGTGATTGATGTTTCTCCAGATTTTCCTCACAATGCAATTATGCgagcatacatacatacatgtatTTCTCTAATGTTGGTGTCTATCGACATTCTTACCTTGAGTCTTTAAATATACTGACTGGACAATTACTGGATGTCCACTGATTTTATATCCACAGAAGTACAGTGCAGAGTCAGATTCAGTCACGTTCTTGATTTTGAGAAAAATAGTGGACATATTGGATGACACTTCAAATCTGTTGCTTTCAGCTCCTCCGCAGAATGAAGCGGGCTGGTCCGAACGGAAAATCTTGGCGACGCAGTGAGGCTCCGATCTGTTCATGAATCTAAACCAGATTAACAAGGAAGGAATGATGGTGGTGTTGGGGCAAAGCAGGGTGGCATCTTCACCGGACTGAACCTCCACAGTGTGAGCGAGCGAGAGGTGGATCCaacctgaagagaaatattATGAAACgaagcagaaaacagcagcagttcctTAAAGGGCAGACACTTTGGTAAAAGAAGTTCTATATGCAGATACTTactgaggctgcagaggaacaaGACTGTCTCGAAAGCGACGCTCGTCATTCTGCATGTGAGGTTCAACTGAGGTTTCACTGAAAAAAGGCTGGTTTATAGCGTCGGACAGGATTTTATAGGACAAGAGAGGAGCTGTAGTGTGAACGAACAAGTTGAGGTGCATGTGGTCTGATTGCAGAGACCGTTCTGTGGCTTTCACTTTGACATGTTCAAGACACTGCGGAGGAAAATGAAGGGGGAGGAGGGCACAGAGAGGATGTTGGTTATTCACATCTGCATGCAGGCATAAAGGAGGAGAAGGTTTAACTTGTCATAAATAACTTTTAGTTGAAATGGTTACACTATCATCCAGTGACACGTCTTTTACAAGTCTTAGTGTCACATTCAACAAGGCTTTGATGTTTGTGGTTGAGCCTTTGGGTTGTCACAGCATCATTCCGTCTTAGTCAGTTGATTAAAGCTTTGACGGTAACATGACAATTCATGGTATTTGTGCTCAGACCACATTGTCCTGCCTCTTCCTGTATCACCCTCCCTCTCCCCGACAAACTGATTCTTACTATAGAACATCAGTCTAGATCATGGCTGGAAATAAAATATAGTGTCTAAAAAAGCAGATTAAGTGAAGCGCTGCTAGACTGATCTAGTTTATGTCAAGCTGTCCTTATTTTGAGCACAATGGGCTTAAAAAAATTGTACAGGTCGAGTTAACAAAAATTTAGCTCCTTTTCACAACATTAGTCTAGTcaggtttcattttcattagCAAGTTGTTTCCCCCCTGCTAGTTTAGTTCCAGCTACATTAATCTACTGTatatggtattttttttttctatcacaaAAGAATGTActtttgctgtttgtgtgcagaacAAACTGCTGATGGTaggaagagtgtgtgagtgtaggagtgtgtgtgtttgttctcatTCACAGGTTTCAAACCAGATTTACTGCATAGTGATCCTTTAGTCTTCTTTCCACACTCCAGGAAGTAGACCACTGCTCTCTGTGTGATTTCCACCAACCTTTAGGGACTCCAGAATGTCAAGTTTTTTCTCCTGAACACCaaaggtgttttttgttttgcttttattaaGTAATTAAGCAATACAGCAATTTATGTAAACATGTTACTTGTCAACAAATTGTGTATGTCTCATGGTGACCTGAAAACACCCTGCTGCTCAAGAGCAACAGAATCTTGAAGTTGTGATTCCAAACTATTGTGATAGCCACAAGTCCCTACGTAATCACTTTAACACTAGAGAACAAGACTGATTGATTCCAACTGGGAATGACTGCCAAATTTCCCCAAACCCAATACACTGCACACAGCCTGTGTGATTTACGTGAAATACTGGGAGGATTCCAAaactctaaataatctgtacaaACAACAATTGTGAATTCCTCAGTGGATAGGAATATGTTTATTGATCACTCACTTTTTGTTATTGGCTTCTTTTATTTAACAATCTTAGTACATCCTTTAACAGTAGATGCTGTAAAAACATACATGCTGAAAACTGTTTCAGATGGTGGCTAATTAGCCCCTCTTTACCTAAAGCTGTTAACAGGAGATTAGATGAAGACGCTTTGTGTTCCAAATCTTCAGTGAGTAAATAGTTAACTGCCACTTCACAACCACTGAGGAAATCTGCAAGAATACATGCACAAGGCTACTACTAACCAAAAGCTGCAACTCATTCATCGGCTCATCAAAAGCACAACATGGTATAGGGAAACACTTTTCCAATTTCCATTCCATTCCATTCCAAAAagaaatgacttatttttttatccCACAACATTTGGTAAATCCTCAGGGAACCATTTTGAAGTTAAGCATCCTGAGAAAACCCATCACTGTTGACAAAAATGTATCACCAAGGGTAGAATTATTATCTTAATATATATTCAATTCATATATTGAATGTGCATTTCTCACAATTCTAAATTTTGaaacaaacatcaaaataaatgctttgtggcaatcaatcaatcaatcaatcaatcaatcaatcaatcaatcaatctatctatctatctatctatcacaAATGGAAGTTAATTTAAGGAATTTGGTCTCATGTCAATTCTTTGGGTTGTTCTATCAAGTACAGATGGTACTGCAGAGGTTACTATTGCTGTACTATCTCACAACATTATTTCAGTAAATTAATTTGATAACTTAAATTCAAAGAACAATTTGGAACCCAGAACTGAGTACTTCTATGGATCAATACAAAAGATGGAAATTACTTACACAATTTCAGAGGGAGAAATAAATTGAAAGCCAAACGTCCAAAATCTTaaaatttgttttaataaaaacatgatcAGATATGTGAGTTAATCCTCTTGAATAGATGCAAACTGACATTGATAATTTTCTagtaatatatttatttttaaagcattttaacTTTGACTATGGTTTCGTTTCTCAAGCGGAACTGAAGTGTAACTCCTGCAGCGACACGGAGAGATTAGAAAGACGTACCTGGTAGTATTTTATCTTTACTAGTGTTTTTCTGACTaaaattgtttggtttttcatttaaagtttgaCGTGTCAACTTTGGAACAATTTAGAAGATTCCATGTTTATACGCGTCCAATGCATCTCCTCTGGAGGTCGCGGTGGAAAATCAGCTTTAAGACCAAAACGCCATCCGAGTGGATGTGTCCGTGTCATTATCACACGGGTCCAGTTGTTTTACAGTCCATTCAGAAAAAAGGACGGGATTCCCAGGTAAACGGACAGTGATGTATATGCTTCTTTAGAAAGGCTCTGCATGTTTATGGTCCCCGGGAAAACACTGAGCCCTTCTTCCACAAGAGACAGTTTATCTTTCCAAACTGAAGATTGCAGTCATTGGGTGTTATGCCAGTTGTGTTCATGACAGGGAAATGACTAATCCTTTTGTATAAAACTGCACAGTTGCATTTCTTCTGCTAAACTATTTCACACCGGTTGAACACAGTCAAGTTTAAAACAGAGAACCTGAACCTGCAGTCGTTCTCCCACTGACTGAATTAACACCTGTTGTCCACCAGGGGTAGTTAGTGTTTAATATACAAAACCATCGTTTCTGTTGCACAGACCAGGCATTAATGACTTTCTAAAgaagttttcaaaaaagaaagaaaagcttttcttcacaaa comes from the Salarias fasciatus chromosome 1, fSalaFa1.1, whole genome shotgun sequence genome and includes:
- the LOC115387961 gene encoding ATP synthase F(0) complex subunit C3, mitochondrial-like produces the protein MYACAKFVSTPSLIRAGSRALYRPLSAAVVSDGRKSDTASLLAPQSSVASGQQLAVRGFQTSAVSRDIDTAAKFIGAGAATVGVAGSGAGIGTVFGSLIIGYARNPSLKQQLFSYAILGFALSEAMGLFCLMVAFLILFAM